The Cryobacterium roopkundense sequence TGCATTCAGCCAAGGTCATCGGTACCTATGACGCGGGGGTCGCGGTGAAAGAGGCCGACGGCACCATCAGCCTCAAACGGGCCAGCAGCAAGCACGCGGCCTGGACCGGAGTCGCGGCCGGTGCCGTCATCGGCATCCTGTTCCCGCCGGCGATCCTCGGCATGGCTGCCGCCGGCGGCGCAAGTGGAGGCATCATCGGTCACTTCTCCCAGGCGCTGTCCCGCTCGGACCTCAAGGAACTGGGCGAGGTTCTCGACTCCGGTCAAGCGGCCCTCATCGTGATCGGTCGGGACAAGCTGGGTGCGGAACTGGATAAGGCCGGGCTGCGAGCACATGAGAGAGCGGAAAAGGAGATCAAGGTGGATGCGGGTGAGCTTGATGCTCAGCTTTCCACTGCCGCGTCCGAGCTGGACACCCAGTAGCGCAGCTCAACACACTAACGAACGGGTGAGACCGCAGCCACCGTGTTCCGGGCTCTCACTCGATCGGCTGA is a genomic window containing:
- a CDS encoding DUF1269 domain-containing protein; translated protein: MSKEPVFLFLGVYNDPDIAYDDLEVVHDLHSAKVIGTYDAGVAVKEADGTISLKRASSKHAAWTGVAAGAVIGILFPPAILGMAAAGGASGGIIGHFSQALSRSDLKELGEVLDSGQAALIVIGRDKLGAELDKAGLRAHERAEKEIKVDAGELDAQLSTAASELDTQ